A genomic window from Candidatus Thiocaldithrix dubininis includes:
- the cas7d gene encoding type I-D CRISPR-associated protein Cas7/Csc2 has protein sequence MQALKPYLANIENLTKTSLDEDKKPYIHPQLKNLGCVSIVLIREAIAPVIFRNAEPEITDIEWQEELYVRAVPNKFKYIERGRGLQILRALKLGGSQAQNKTILHKGQKISEAFDLNTLVFGDSTTIKDNSKKKVLPVRAAVNYSDALSVKTKAACVESTFHNRAMEDGTLFDAEDSKNSEHLFTRHFIKPGTLMVQTLSTRGQVLPEIGLKHLLLSVGLAGSYGGQTSVTGINIKTHIVGIYADSFEQAISSPYELLKVLADQADADLDSIKAALHTALQAQHSVAIQGDTAQAWQQSLIKAFEQTGSELEQEYKTAQPKVATLFDQWFS, from the coding sequence ATGCAAGCACTTAAACCTTATTTAGCCAATATTGAAAACTTAACCAAAACAAGCCTAGATGAAGATAAGAAGCCTTATATTCATCCTCAATTGAAAAACTTGGGTTGCGTCAGCATAGTTCTTATTCGTGAAGCGATTGCACCTGTCATATTTCGCAATGCCGAACCAGAAATTACTGACATTGAATGGCAGGAGGAACTCTATGTACGAGCTGTACCTAATAAGTTTAAATATATTGAACGTGGACGCGGTTTACAGATCCTACGTGCTTTGAAATTAGGTGGCAGCCAAGCCCAAAACAAGACAATTCTTCATAAAGGGCAAAAAATATCAGAAGCATTTGATTTAAATACTTTGGTCTTCGGTGACTCTACAACTATCAAAGATAATAGTAAGAAGAAGGTTCTTCCTGTACGGGCTGCTGTAAATTACTCTGATGCGCTAAGCGTCAAAACTAAAGCAGCATGTGTGGAATCTACTTTTCATAATCGAGCAATGGAAGATGGAACGCTATTTGATGCCGAAGATAGCAAAAATAGTGAGCACCTATTCACCCGCCACTTTATTAAACCCGGAACGTTAATGGTGCAAACCTTAAGTACGCGCGGGCAAGTTTTACCGGAAATCGGTTTAAAACATTTATTATTAAGTGTGGGCTTAGCGGGCAGTTATGGCGGACAAACTTCCGTAACGGGCATCAATATAAAAACACACATTGTAGGTATCTATGCGGATTCGTTTGAGCAAGCGATTAGCTCGCCGTATGAGTTATTAAAAGTGCTTGCCGACCAAGCGGATGCGGATTTAGACAGTATCAAAGCAGCCTTACATACAGCCTTACAAGCCCAACATAGTGTGGCAATTCAAGGCGATACTGCACAAGCATGGCAACAAAGCTTGATTAAGGCATTTGAGCAAACGGGAAGCGAGCTAGAACAGGAGTACAAAACGGCTCAACCCAAAGTAGCAACCTTGTTTGATCAATGGTTTAGTTAG
- a CDS encoding CRISPR-associated endoribonuclease Cas6, producing the protein MLRLKLHLPQPLAAQSYTHQDLIHDAIIHALDQAGVNSADMVGRYAKPWTFAALGWHQAHQGFVRSLIISSADPNIARALTRLQPEQIVQRRWNGESINFSGAIKSLEFDPLFPNQTRLDCLLLSPLVLQDYTQTSSKKYWHKDLRSLPLSEIISRKLSKQAGRDIQLQVTPDALYLRAKPEHSVLVNLKQHQNGSKSFVIGMQAPLILEGAEDDLRFAWYAGIGEKTRNGFGCLGLAEQGVHS; encoded by the coding sequence ATGCTACGGCTCAAACTCCACTTACCCCAACCCTTAGCCGCCCAAAGCTATACCCATCAGGATCTTATTCATGACGCCATTATTCATGCGCTTGATCAAGCAGGCGTAAATTCAGCAGACATGGTAGGGCGTTATGCCAAGCCTTGGACTTTTGCAGCGTTAGGTTGGCATCAAGCCCATCAAGGGTTTGTACGCAGTCTGATCATTAGTAGCGCTGACCCCAACATAGCACGCGCATTAACCCGCCTTCAGCCAGAACAAATTGTGCAACGCCGTTGGAATGGCGAAAGTATCAATTTTTCTGGCGCTATTAAAAGTCTCGAATTTGATCCCCTCTTCCCTAACCAAACCCGCTTAGATTGTTTATTACTTTCACCCTTAGTCTTACAAGACTATACACAGACAAGTTCAAAAAAATATTGGCATAAAGATTTAAGGTCATTGCCGCTCAGTGAAATCATCAGTCGTAAATTATCCAAACAAGCAGGGCGTGATATTCAATTACAGGTGACGCCAGACGCACTGTATTTAAGAGCGAAGCCTGAACACTCTGTTTTAGTCAATTTAAAACAACATCAGAACGGTAGTAAAAGTTTTGTGATTGGCATGCAAGCCCCCTTGATTTTAGAAGGTGCGGAAGACGATTTACGCTTTGCATGGTATGCCGGAATTGGTGAGAAAACGCGTAATGGCTTTGGCTGTTTAGGCTTAGCGGAACAAGGAGTTCACTCATGA
- a CDS encoding DEAD/DEAH box helicase, with protein MELTVKRHCVAVLANGLSPLQQQLLDEPRKVRIVDAPTGAGKTYAFQKALLQGSRILFIVPTRRLAQNIAASVIHDLIKAGWSATLAEQKLAVWSSDQTAILREQGVEHIRGLRVRQIQQLSPRLQGESEMIVAVPEVLSQLLLRGNVERPQTGLDKGQAGFSVLDVLEYFDHIVFDEFHTIEARGFGLAALFAKLASVTTEFNTIGYGRAKISLLSATPLNIKPTLQALGVPNSEIAEIKEVLTDQSNDRALHGNVRLVLENSASMPMVVATYLDAIQQAVEQQQQVVLIYNALADLRRDLPQLIQQFTSVGIAAEQVLVINSIDDSANQHQARAGYQSGRKQDPDQFSVLIATASVEMGITFRAANLMLMESGFAPMNFLQRYGRAARRGADGLVVLRLDQALLERQPWLRALADWVSAHENQSVSIVALSQVLSLEAQQQFQTADSTSSALYFGSLPQQAIYTSGLYWQLLMRHPSTSKHRQTHLRQHQPNSSKWAYSQLKQLEPLLQDSLYAKAAKQWQTLLFMQAAQLRNIGKRVIVIEGDGRKLQVDRVWLERETDIIQKHNPQYDAKDNPYFQLDGELDDYLLETKNRATRRLNVYFPHTKRFQELDYNSSFISDWRKILTNQRDEDTEAAWEDYPNAMQAAEQLVSLSGLVPSTDTELSPATIDLVWS; from the coding sequence ATGGAATTAACGGTTAAACGCCATTGTGTTGCCGTGTTAGCCAATGGCTTATCACCCTTACAACAACAGTTATTAGATGAACCGCGCAAAGTACGTATTGTTGATGCACCCACCGGCGCGGGTAAAACCTATGCATTTCAAAAAGCGTTGCTACAAGGTAGTCGTATCTTATTTATTGTTCCCACAAGACGTTTAGCGCAAAACATTGCCGCCAGTGTTATTCACGATTTAATTAAAGCCGGTTGGTCAGCGACCTTAGCCGAACAAAAATTAGCCGTTTGGAGTTCCGATCAAACCGCTATTTTACGGGAACAAGGTGTTGAGCATATACGCGGTTTACGAGTGCGACAAATTCAACAATTAAGCCCACGCCTACAGGGTGAAAGCGAAATGATTGTCGCAGTGCCTGAAGTGCTTAGCCAGTTATTATTACGCGGCAACGTAGAACGACCACAAACCGGCTTAGATAAGGGGCAAGCGGGGTTTAGTGTGTTGGATGTGTTGGAATACTTCGATCATATTGTGTTTGACGAATTCCATACTATTGAAGCGCGTGGGTTTGGTTTAGCGGCATTGTTCGCCAAACTCGCCAGCGTCACGACTGAATTCAATACCATCGGCTATGGCCGCGCCAAAATCAGTTTACTGTCGGCAACGCCTTTAAATATCAAGCCTACCTTGCAAGCCTTGGGGGTGCCTAACAGTGAAATAGCAGAAATTAAAGAAGTTTTAACGGATCAATCTAATGATCGCGCCTTACATGGCAATGTGCGTTTGGTTCTGGAAAATAGTGCATCCATGCCTATGGTAGTCGCCACCTATTTAGACGCTATTCAACAAGCCGTTGAACAACAGCAACAAGTTGTGCTGATTTATAATGCATTGGCAGATTTACGGCGCGATTTACCGCAGTTAATCCAACAATTTACCTCGGTTGGCATTGCTGCTGAACAAGTGCTGGTGATTAATAGCATTGACGATAGCGCCAATCAACATCAAGCACGAGCGGGTTATCAATCAGGGCGTAAACAAGACCCTGATCAATTCAGTGTTTTGATTGCGACTGCTAGCGTGGAAATGGGGATTACCTTTCGCGCCGCCAATCTCATGCTGATGGAATCAGGCTTTGCGCCCATGAATTTCCTACAACGCTATGGGCGTGCCGCCCGACGCGGGGCAGATGGGTTAGTGGTATTGCGGCTCGATCAGGCGTTATTAGAACGCCAGCCTTGGCTTAGAGCTTTAGCAGATTGGGTAAGCGCACACGAGAATCAGAGCGTTTCTATTGTAGCGTTAAGCCAAGTACTGAGTTTGGAAGCGCAACAGCAGTTTCAAACAGCAGACTCTACTAGTTCAGCTTTGTATTTTGGTTCATTACCACAACAGGCTATTTATACCAGTGGCTTATATTGGCAACTGCTAATGCGCCATCCCAGTACTAGTAAACATCGGCAAACCCACTTAAGGCAACATCAACCAAATAGCAGTAAGTGGGCTTATAGTCAGCTCAAACAGCTAGAACCACTTTTGCAAGATTCGCTTTACGCTAAAGCGGCTAAACAGTGGCAAACCTTATTGTTTATGCAGGCGGCGCAATTAAGGAATATTGGTAAACGGGTCATCGTAATTGAAGGGGATGGGCGCAAGTTACAAGTGGATAGAGTCTGGTTAGAGCGTGAAACCGATATCATTCAAAAGCATAACCCGCAATACGATGCAAAGGACAACCCTTATTTTCAATTAGATGGTGAATTAGACGATTATTTATTAGAGACCAAAAACCGAGCTACCCGCCGCTTGAATGTGTATTTTCCCCATACTAAACGCTTTCAAGAACTGGACTATAACAGCAGTTTTATTAGCGATTGGCGTAAAATTCTAACGAATCAACGAGATGAAGATACTGAAGCGGCATGGGAAGATTATCCTAATGCTATGCAAGCTGCCGAACAATTAGTAAGCCTCAGCGGTTTAGTGCCGAGTACTGATACCGAATTAAGCCCCGCCACCATTGATCTTGTGTGGTCGTAA
- the cas2 gene encoding CRISPR-associated endonuclease Cas2 has translation MFMLITYDVEAKRTNKFKKLLRRYLNHDQFSVFAGDITDAQAIKLRRELSQLMIPDDKVTEISCANRHNIEVNHLSKHESGKGELKRSPLNDHRRDFTVL, from the coding sequence ATGTTTATGCTCATCACCTATGATGTTGAAGCCAAACGCACTAATAAGTTTAAAAAACTCTTACGCCGCTATTTGAATCACGACCAATTCTCCGTTTTTGCGGGCGACATTACCGACGCCCAAGCGATTAAATTACGCCGTGAATTGAGTCAATTAATGATACCCGATGATAAAGTCACTGAAATTAGCTGCGCCAATCGGCATAATATTGAAGTAAATCATCTCAGCAAACACGAATCCGGCAAAGGTGAACTCAAACGCAGCCCATTAAACGATCATCGCCGTGACTTTACGGTTTTATAA
- a CDS encoding WYL domain-containing protein — protein sequence MMKRRDSERFAYIETCLYWSGGVTAPQLAEAFGIDRRNAQTVIAQYREKYPQQLIYNESTKKHEPSESFQPYFIKTDPHLYLDYLRGSYLVGKFIDYSTWTDLSVVNVDDSFRTAIDNQMVKSIINAVQLKQALIIEYHAKAKWHYLTLSPHRLVYASRRYHVRAYVHEWNNYIDVVLSRIYSVKPTEQFWVSDEGDEQWQTFIELKFQPNPALPEQFINTLKIDYYDFSMDKSLLDKGLLIIKTRKALEGYILREMERADWRYKMPLWIIKENH from the coding sequence ATGATGAAACGCCGTGATTCAGAAAGGTTTGCCTATATTGAGACCTGTCTATATTGGAGTGGGGGCGTAACTGCGCCGCAATTAGCCGAGGCATTCGGCATTGATCGACGCAATGCACAAACGGTTATTGCCCAATACCGCGAAAAATATCCCCAGCAACTTATTTATAATGAATCTACTAAAAAGCATGAACCGAGTGAATCTTTTCAACCGTATTTTATTAAAACTGACCCACATTTATATTTAGATTATTTACGAGGTAGTTATTTAGTTGGCAAATTTATTGACTATAGTACGTGGACAGATTTAAGCGTTGTTAATGTGGATGATTCATTTAGAACAGCTATTGATAATCAGATGGTTAAAAGCATTATTAATGCTGTTCAGCTTAAACAAGCGCTTATCATTGAATATCATGCTAAAGCCAAATGGCATTATTTAACTCTTTCACCGCACCGTTTAGTGTATGCCAGTCGCCGTTATCATGTGCGAGCGTATGTACATGAATGGAATAACTATATTGATGTGGTGTTATCGCGTATTTATTCGGTAAAACCAACTGAACAGTTTTGGGTTTCCGATGAGGGGGATGAACAATGGCAAACGTTTATTGAGTTAAAGTTTCAGCCAAATCCTGCGTTACCCGAGCAATTCATTAACACCTTGAAGATAGATTATTATGATTTTTCAATGGATAAATCTTTATTAGACAAAGGTCTGCTGATTATTAAAACGCGTAAAGCCTTGGAAGGCTATATTTTAAGAGAAATGGAGCGGGCGGACTGGCGTTATAAAATGCCATTGTGGATTATCAAAGAAAACCATTAG
- the cas1 gene encoding CRISPR-associated endonuclease Cas1 yields the protein METLFIAREAQLKQHENTLQVKLGEKVRSLPIEKVSHIVLLAESRLNSRLLGLCGKHGVRLSVFDYYGYFKGAFEPCDHNPAGKVKLKQAALLLNDPQRLSVAREILRGAAHNRIANLKYYQYRGNEALKPIIQSMQAHMSKLSTALDTSCLMGIEGNLHQEYYAAWQHIHPELAFGKRVRRPPNNPINCLISFLNQLVYTVVRHEISKTHLEETFSVLHAPGYGRASLSLDLAEPFKPLLTDMLIFRMVQRRMLDSSWFEQQENVCLLSETGRRHVAEQFSQRLEEQYQDHTFRYWIYREALILEREVLDMSEYESFKRRV from the coding sequence ATGGAAACTTTATTTATTGCGCGAGAGGCTCAACTTAAACAACATGAAAATACCTTACAAGTCAAATTGGGCGAAAAAGTCCGCTCATTACCGATTGAAAAGGTTAGTCATATTGTTTTATTAGCCGAAAGCCGTCTGAATTCTAGGCTGCTAGGGCTGTGTGGTAAACACGGCGTGCGCTTATCGGTGTTTGATTATTACGGTTATTTTAAAGGCGCATTCGAGCCGTGTGATCATAATCCAGCGGGTAAAGTTAAGCTGAAACAAGCGGCTTTATTATTGAATGATCCACAACGCTTAAGTGTGGCGCGTGAAATATTACGGGGTGCAGCACATAATCGTATAGCCAATTTAAAATATTACCAATATCGTGGCAATGAAGCGCTTAAGCCGATTATTCAAAGTATGCAAGCGCACATGAGCAAACTCAGTACCGCCTTAGATACCAGTTGTTTAATGGGAATTGAAGGAAATCTGCATCAGGAATACTACGCGGCATGGCAACATATCCACCCCGAACTTGCCTTTGGCAAACGGGTACGTCGACCACCTAATAACCCGATTAACTGCTTAATTTCTTTTTTAAATCAATTGGTTTATACGGTTGTGCGGCATGAAATTAGCAAAACTCATTTAGAAGAAACTTTTAGCGTTTTACATGCTCCCGGTTATGGACGCGCTTCTTTAAGCTTAGATTTAGCCGAACCGTTTAAACCCTTATTAACCGATATGTTGATTTTCCGCATGGTACAACGCCGTATGTTGGACAGCAGTTGGTTTGAACAACAAGAAAATGTTTGCCTACTCAGCGAAACGGGACGGCGTCATGTGGCTGAGCAATTTTCACAACGTCTAGAAGAACAGTATCAAGACCATACGTTCCGTTATTGGATTTACCGAGAAGCCCTCATACTAGAACGTGAAGTATTGGACATGAGTGAATATGAATCCTTTAAAAGGAGAGTCTAA
- a CDS encoding Dna2/Cas4 domain-containing protein, with protein sequence MSIFHWSYATAFLERVERLNLHGLHFQHIELCERRAWMYLHKINFAQWYSRVQSGTALHETSYQRDHSVRGLMGLAPDRIDWEQHIVYENKGTAGAVEASSNQTAFYALLLAISTGQVWQAYTHVLSSKRKREVVLDAARLSKLWDASLRLEQLSQQADVPQVAKIPLCASCSLAIFCGYD encoded by the coding sequence ATGAGTATTTTCCACTGGTCATATGCTACTGCCTTTCTGGAGCGAGTTGAACGGCTGAATTTACACGGTTTGCATTTTCAGCATATCGAGCTTTGTGAACGGCGGGCGTGGATGTATTTGCACAAGATCAATTTCGCACAGTGGTATTCCCGTGTGCAAAGTGGCACAGCTTTACATGAAACCAGTTATCAGCGGGATCATTCCGTACGCGGTTTAATGGGCTTAGCACCGGATCGCATTGATTGGGAGCAACATATTGTGTATGAAAATAAAGGTACAGCGGGCGCGGTAGAGGCATCCAGTAATCAAACCGCTTTTTATGCTTTGCTGTTAGCAATCAGTACGGGGCAAGTCTGGCAAGCGTATACGCATGTATTGAGTTCCAAACGTAAGCGTGAAGTGGTGTTAGATGCCGCGCGTTTAAGCAAACTGTGGGATGCTTCCTTACGTTTGGAACAACTTAGTCAGCAAGCGGATGTGCCGCAGGTTGCAAAAATTCCATTATGCGCGAGTTGTTCATTGGCAATTTTTTGTGGCTACGATTAA